A window of the Cannabis sativa cultivar Pink pepper isolate KNU-18-1 chromosome X, ASM2916894v1, whole genome shotgun sequence genome harbors these coding sequences:
- the LOC115718453 gene encoding agamous-like MADS-box protein AGL80: MTRKKVNMQYITDDSSRKNTFRKRKNGILKKVEELSTLCGVDACAIIYDPNSGEPTVFPSTEKAHHVVTNFLAMSKIDQTKKMFNQEEYLRNRIETAKEQVRKLKRDNREKELIQIMYSNLEGNTNLQDLSVEDLNDLTRLIDQSIEEINKRIGEININIKPSQMPKTTTTTTPLTTPIIAENLVGDRNATVVDVVATNFDNNSRNNISLS, encoded by the coding sequence ATGACCAGAAAGAAAGTGAATATGCAATATATCACTGATGACTCTTCTCGAAAAAATACTTTCAGGAAGAGAAAAAATGGTATACTAAAAAAAGTTGAAGAGCTAAGCACATTGTGTGGTGTCGACGCATGTGCAATCATCTATGACCCAAATAGTGGTGAGCCGACAGTGTTTCCATCGACGGAAAAGGCCCATCATGTGGTAACAAATTTTTTAGCTATGTCTAAGATTGATCAAACTAAGAAGATGTTCAATCAAGAGGAGTACTTGAGGAATAGGATCGAAACGGCCAAAGAACAAGTAAGAAAACTAAAGAGAGATAATCGTGAGAAGGAGTTGATTCAAATCATGTACTCCAATCTTGAAGGTAATACAAACCTTCAAGACTTGAGTGTCGAAGATTTGAATGATCTCACCAGGCTCATTGACCAAAGCATAGAAGAAATCAACAAGAGGATTggagaaataaatattaatatcaaGCCTTCTCAGATGCCTaagacaacaacaacaacaacacccTTAACAACTCCAATCATAGCTGAAAATCTTGTTGGAGACCGAAATGCTACTGTGGTTGATGTTGTTGCGACTAACTTTGATAACAATAGTCGTAATAATATCTCTTTGAGTTAA
- the LOC115718482 gene encoding agamous-like MADS-box protein AGL80 yields MTRKKVKLAYINNDASRKATYKKRKKGLIKKVSELSTLCGVDVCAIIYSPYNTQPEVYPSPRGVHRIVKNFKTMPEIEQSKKMMNQEVFLKQKIGKVSEQMKRLKKENRDKELNRLLYGNLSGKMNLQGLTVTDLNDLTSLIDLNLKDINKRMEEIAKETKNARTAASAAAKVPPLMNREVIAAFATTSTVYKNDRARGMSGHLNTKNQTKERIR; encoded by the coding sequence ATGACCAGAAAAAAGGTGAAGTTGGCTTACATCAACAACGACGCCTCTCGAAAAGCCACTtacaagaaaagaaagaaaggtcTGATAAAAAAGGTGAGCGAACTGAGTACATTGTGTGGTGTAGATGTGTGTGCAATCATCTATAGCCCATATAACACTCAGCCTGAGGTGTACCCTTCTCCAAGAGGAGTACACCGTATAGTGAAAAACTTCAAGACAATGCCCGAGATCGAGCAAAGCAAGAAGATGATGAACCAAGAAGTTTTCCTGAAGCAAAAAATTGGAAAGGTGAGCGAGCAAATGAAGAGGCTGAAGAAAGAGAATCGCGACAAAGAGCTGAATCGACTCTTGTATGGCAATCTCTCTGGTAAGATGAACCTTCAAGGTTTGACTGTTACAGATTTGAATGATCTTACCTCGCTTATTGACctaaatttgaaagatattaaTAAAAGAATGGAAGAAATAGCCAAGGAAACTAAGAATGCTCGAACAGCGGCATCTGCTGCAGCAAAAGTGCCTCCACTCATGAATAGGGAAGTGATTGCTGCTTTTGCTACTACTTCTACAGTGTATAAGAATGATCGTGCCAGAGGCATGAGTGGACACTTAAACACtaaaaatcaaacaaaagaaaGAATTCGATGA
- the LOC115718475 gene encoding agamous-like MADS-box protein AGL80: MEQNNKMVNQEAFLRKRIKEVSEQVKKLRKENREKELTQLMYSYLSGKANLVGLSVTDLNDLVCIIDKNLEEINKRIETIAAKNNSTNSMTQMVVAAKTEASATNENFNDEVVKADAVIDNNTKN, translated from the coding sequence ATGGAGCAGAACAACAAGATGGTGAACCAAGAAGCTTTCCTTAGGAAAAGGATCAAAGAAGTGAGCGAGCAGGTGAAAAAGCTGAGGAAAGAGAATCGCGAGAAGGAGTTAACCCAACTCATGTACTCATATTTGTCGGGTAAGGCTAATCTCGTTGGCTTATCTGTTACAGATTTAAATGATCTCGTTTGTATCATTGACAAGAATTTGGAAGAAATTAATAAGAGGATAGAGACTATTGCTGCAAAGAATAATAGCACCAACTCGATGACTCAAATGGTGGTTGCGGCTAAGACTGAGGCTTCTGCAACGAACGAGAATTTCAATGATGAAGTTGTGAAAGCTGATGCCGTTATTGACAATAATACTAAAAACTAA
- the LOC115702176 gene encoding agamous-like MADS-box protein AGL80 translates to MTRKKVKLAYINNDASRKATYKKRKKGLLKKVSELSTLCGVDACAIIYSPYDTQPEVYPSPGGVHRIVKKFKKMPEIEQGKKMMNQEVFLKQKIGKVSEQMKRLKKENRDRELNRLLYGNLSGKMNLQGLTVTDLNDLTSLIDQNLKDINKRMEELAKETKTARMAAAAAAKVPPLMNREVNSTSATTSTAYNNNRGGGMQRRQDLNTQNQANNNNAMKFGGRDAIFPLRNNNNMNLN, encoded by the coding sequence ATGACTAGAAAGAAGGTGAAGTTGGCTTACATCAATAACGATGCCTCTCGAAAAGCCACttataagaagagaaagaaGGGCCTGCTAAAAAAGGTGAGCGAGCTGAGCACATTGTGCGGTGTAGATGCGTGTGCAATCATTTATAGCCCGTATGACACTCAGCCTGAGGTGTACCCTTCTCCAGGAGGAGTACATCGTATAGTGAAAAAGTTCAAGAAGATGCCTGAGATCGAGCAGGGCAAGAAGATGATGAATCAAGAAGTTTTCCTAAAGCAAAAAATTGGAAAGGTGAGCGAGCAAATGAAGAGGCTGAAGAAAGAGAATCGTGACAGAGAGCTGAATCGACTCTTGTATGGCAATCTCTCTGGTAAGATGAATCTTCAAGGTCTAACTGTTACAGATTTGAATGATCTCACATCGCTTATTGACCAAAATTTGAAGGATATTAATAAAAGAATGGAAGAATTAGCCAAAGAAACTAAGACTGCTCGAATGGCGGCAGCTGCTGCAGCAAAAGTGCCTCCACTCATGAATAGGGAAGTAAACTCTACTTCTGCTACTACTTCTACGGCGTATAACAATAATCGTGGCGGGGGCATGCAGAGGAGGCAAGACTTAAATACACAAAATCAAGCCAATAACAATAATGCAATGAAGTTTGGGGGAAGGGATGCGATTTTTCCATTAAGGAACAACAATAACATGAACTTGAACTAA
- the LOC115718464 gene encoding MADS-box transcription factor PHERES 1-like codes for MRFGKILKMERSNKMVNQEAFLRKKIKEMNEQLIKLRKENREELTQLLYSNLSGKANLHNLSAKDLNDLIDIIDKSLEGVKKRIKTIAAKNDDTSLATQMAIATKAEGSTMNENFNNEDGKANAVIITDNSTTN; via the coding sequence ATGAGGTTCGGTAAAATTTTAAAGATGGAGCGAAGCAATAAGATGGTGAACCAAGAAGCTTTCCTTAGGAAAAAAATCAAGGAAATGAACGAGCAATTGATAAAGCTGAGGAAAGAGAATCGCGAGGAGTTAACCCAACTCCTGTACTCTAATCTATCAGGTAAGGCTAATCTTCATAACTTATCTGCTAAAGATTTGAATGATCTCATTGATATCATTGACAAGAGTTTGGAAGGTGTAAAGAAAAGGATAAAGACTATTGCTGCTAAGAATGATGACACCAGCTTGGCGACTCAAATGGCGATTGCAACTAAGGCTGAGGGTTCTACAATGAACGAGAATTTCAATAATGAAGATGGGAAAGCTAATGCCGTTATTATTACTGACAATAGCACTACAAATTAA